TCAGGACGAGCAGGAGCGATTTGTGTGTAACACTATTCAGCCCGGCTGCGCCAACGTGTGCTATGATCTATTTtctcccatctctctcttccGCTTCTGGCTGGTGCAGCTCATTATCTTGTGTCTCCCCTACATCATCTTTATCATTTACGTGGTCCATAAGGTCTCGAATGACCTCACTGTGGACTTGAACTCCTCGGGTCATGCCAAAGCCTCGCCGTTGTTTAAGACCAACCAGGAGCCGTTCAGCAAGGCATCCGTAACCAAGATGCCTCTGGTGACTGAGCGAGGATGGGTCCGGTGCTTCACGGGGGCCTACATCCTCCATCTGATGTTCAGAACACTGCTGGAGGCAGGGTTTGGGGCAGCGCACTATTATCTGTTTGGTTTCTACATCCCCAGGAGGTTCCTGTGCCAGCAACCTCCGTGCACTACCCAGGTGGACTGCTACATCTCCAGGCCCACCGAGAAGACTGTGATGCTCAACTTCATGCTCGGTGTGGCTGCTCTTTCCCTTCTCCTAAACGTGTTGGATTTCATCTGCGCCATCAAGCGGTCGGTTAGGCAGAAGAGCAAGAAGAAGGTGATGTTGGAGAAGATTTATGAGGAAGAGCAGTGTTTCCTTTCAGGCAGAGGAGCCTCCAGACGAATGGACCCGAATGCCTCCATGGCTCAACCGGATCTAGAGGCAGAGGCTTGTCACGCAGGGAGTTTCCGGAAGAGGCAAGGCAGCAAGGGCTCTGGTGGAGGGGGTGTGCTGGCTTTAGGTCAGGAACCACCCTGCCTGGAGCGCTCCTCTCTTCCACGCTCTCCAGGACCTCCAGGCTGCAACACTAACGGGAACAATGGCTACTCTTTTTCCCAAGAGGAGGCTCTGGAAAGGAATGGCAGCGAGGTGGCTCTCTGCCCCCCAGAGCCAGTGGGTACGCCCAGATCCATTCGTGTGAGCAAACGCAGTCGACTCAAACCGCCACCTCCACCTAGACGGGACCTTGGGTCTTCCCCTGCGGAGCCAGCAGGGCCCTTCGGGGACGTTTCCACAGCAACAACGATCTGTACCAGAAAGGTGGGTCAGTATACGTTGGTTGAGCTGGGTAGCGGGGCAGAGTTACAGACCAGTGATGATGGGCAAGAGAAAAGATCAGAGTGGGTGTGATGGTTGGATTGCTTTATTTCCAGGTTATTTTGGAACACAAGGATGGGACGAAAAGATTTGAGAGCAATATGAGAAACAAACAGAGATAACCCAGGGCTTACACAGTGGCAACAACTGTCGGAGCTGACATCCTGCCATGCTCCGCACCTCGTTTTGAAATGCAGACTGCACTGCCACTCAAGGAGAATCCAAAACGGAAATGCGTTCACCAGACACCTTTTAGACTCATGAGGCATAATCACATTTGCTGTGATTTCATCACGCCATCAGATCACATTGCCTTTGAGGAGCAGTAGCTGAGTGATGCAAAGCGACAAGAATCCAAATCCTGAATGGGACCTCTCTTAACAAAACAAGTAAAGAATGACAGGACACTCTAGCCTTGAACAAACCTCAGCCTTGAGAAAATCTAAAAGAGAGCAGTCCACCTGTTTCTTCCCTTGTTGGCTTTTACCCCCTACCTCCCTGGACACACTGTCTATAAACAAAGACAGGCCTTGACCTGTCCCACATATCCAAGCCCACCTACCACCACATGATACCACGGTCTCTTTTGTGTTTGGATCACTGAGGTCAAAGGACATGGAGTAGTCTCCAGGCCCTGCGCTTGGGGGGACCTTTTGGAATCAGAGGGTCAAGCCCAAATGAAAGGCAATAATCTGACTAAGGTGGTGTTATTTAACTCACGGAATGGAAAAGGATTCCTCTGTCAGAAGTGAAGGACACTACGAAGTCCCCAGAAAGCATAGACTCACAAAGCAATTATGTTCCCCCATAGGGGCTCTGTATTTATGGAGACGGCTTGTCACTCTATTTCAGGGCCTCGCGGAGCTTAGGAGGAATACAAGCCTGAACATACACTGTGACTAGAAATAGAGCAGGGCGGAGCGCTGCAAAGGAGCGGAGTGGCCCGTTGCCCTTCAGGATATCTCCTCTCCGCTTGCTTTCACCCTTGATCAAAGCTCAGATGAATGTGGTTCAGACACCAGCTCCCACTGTGACACACGTCACAAGACAGTATAGTTCAATTAGCTTGTTCCTTTGCTGAAATGTTtccagattttttttagcagcagTGTAACCTGTCAGTCTACTTTCGTGAAGTCTCTGGACTACTTTATACAGGTGATTGTGAAGAGACTCCCACAGTAAATCAGTGGCATCACAGAAAGACTTCCACGCTCTATAGCTGAGGGGCCAGTCTCTGTGTAAACGGATAGCTCTTGATCTTCCTCCTCTTGTGGTCTCTTTGAAGGTGACAACAAAAGCCTCGTATCTCACCTATCTACTGAGGGCTGCACCCTGACTGTCATAAGAGTGACCACAGGGGGTTTTCATGAGACCACAACAGGTCTAATGGTGCCGCACCTCCTCCATACACAGTGTTTAGTGTAGAAGCCAAAGCTGGACTCAGTTATACTTGTGTGCATTGCAATTCTGTCCTTTAAGGTCTGGGCAGATTGCAAAAATGTTCTTGTAAATGGTATAATgaagctattttttttaataaaaaaatcaaatgttcTTGTAATCTTCCAATACagtatcaaataaatgtatgtaCAGTTTCATACGCTATTGTATAGTTTCTTTATGAAGTGAAAATTCTTTGATAGTTTGTTTGATCTCTTATGTCTATGTATCATTGACTCTAGACGATGACATTGACGACTTGAACTTTTCAAGGCACTTTATTGTAACTATTCTTGTTTGATCCAGTCCATTGGGCTGCAGTCGCTTTACCAATATTGTAGTTTGAAATCATGCTGCCCTCCAGTGACGCAAAATGTGAAATGCTGCCCTATATCGAATCCAAAACTTGAAGTCTGATGCCATCCGGCATTGTGATGACAGATTGTAATATGTGAATACATCTATCTTCATAAAACATTTATGTTGTGACTCTTTCCATCAATATATCAGGCCAATCTGTTAGACaaattttaaaaacttttttttccctcctgaATTTCCTGTGCTGTAGATTTTCTAAACATTATTGAAGTGACCCCTTCCCACAATAAGTGCAATGTCACTTCATTTGCTTTATTAGGCAGCAGTTCTTTCCTTTTGTgtatttcagaccgtcctgatTAATAATAACCTGTTAGGTAAATTTGGCAGCTTGAGAGGCTGGGGCACTCAGAGTACAGTAAAAAATAAGCCACACCTTGCAGCATATACGGGTTTTAGGGTTcttaaagctgttttttttttaaatgcagacaTGCAGGTCAGAGTTGCAGGTAGGATCGGATTAACCTGCCCTGGCCAAAAATCAGCTGTGGGCCCATATCAAGCCCCTCCTAGGTGTTCTGCCATGTGTTTAGAGTCACTGTTAACCTTTTTAATATGAAACCCCAATCTGTGCCTGATCTAAACTAAGTCCTTGAGTCCTTAAACCCTAATTTCTAAGAAATTTATATAAGGAATAAATGCCATTTAAGACGTATTTGAATCCTTTTCTGGCAAGTTAGGCGAGTGGATTATTAGTTTTTTCCCTTAATTACCCATTTAGTTTGCAGCACTGTTTGCAGCGGTCAATGTCAGCCTTTAGCTTGTTGCTGCATGTAAAATGGAATGCAGAAAATCTAGCATGCCTGCTGTCACAGGTGTGTCCCATGCTGCTGATTATGCTGCCTGACATCAAACAGAGCAGCAGCGAGGAGGCTTGAAGCATAGGGGGCTGTCCCAATGCTCATGTTCAGTTGTTGATAACCCAACCATAGCCTGTCAAAACCTGCTCTGCCGTGTCTTTCCCAGGGGTTGTTGCATAgacgcgttattatggaacccatgTAACTTCTAGGAAAggcccgccctacgaagcagctcgattggttggggttaggcgttgacctcgagtggttaaggttaggatagatgattggtcaggggataggacctgaacaaatcgggttacgttaccttgcgtaagtagcctggaaatccagacccaaatccgaaagattaagggtctggcaatgagtaatgaaaatggcccaactcaaggggctggtagattaaactcttgccgtatccggtcggcaaaacagcaaaaacatcCTTCATGCAAAGGAACGATTTGAGCgccgtcttctgttcctcttttagataaaaaacCAAGTCCAACTCGTTCATTGTAGCGGCCAAAGCCGTTTCAAACAACTGGTGTTCATCCGTagccatcttgcaatgtttactaatgacttcAACGTCGCAgcgctgtcgtcatctgtttagctcgcctctggcccgcctatatcagatacaccgatgtgattggtgcagctcggctacaagggcatagttaatgagcatcattactgaatgccagagtgactcactgagcaaattcaaattgtgctcttgcGTAAattctggatttccagggtattGCGTAAGCATGTACACCTGGCAAAtggtagtgtgtgaatgctattgaaggacGGGCCTTTCCTAGAAGTTGCATGGGTTCCATAATAAAGCTGCATAGACTGTATGAAGTGAAGCTAAAACATGCTGAGCACCCCCTGGTGGCTGCCCGCAGTAAAGGTTATAAACCCTGTCCCCTCCATGTTAGCAATTGGACATAAAATAAGATAAGCTTTTTTGTCCCgaaggaaatttgtcttgggcaaaGAGAAGCGCTGGCAACagctgcatacacacacatacaccagaCATTAACAGACAGTAAGCACATAACAATGTTTAACAAGTCAACAATGTGCTCTAGGATGAACAACGAATCAATAAGATCATATTGCACAGGCCCTGATACAGTAAAGTACTGCACTGTCCCATAATAAAGTCAGTTACACGTAATATGGGATATTCCCAAACAAAGGATGCAAAGTGTGCATATAGGAATTGCACATAGTGAGTAAACATACACAGGTTACATTGGTTAAGGCCAAAAAATTATTATAGTAATGAGAACAGGACTGGTTGATGAGCCAAATCTCATAACGTTACAGTCTATGGGCCAAACTGGATGAACTGGATGAAGCATAGTGTGGCTTTACTTACGTACagagggaggaagtggagacgcgtcgtccatctttatatacagtctatggtctttAAAGCCAGTTACAGGCCTACAGCTCCTTTTCATGTCAGCCTAAACCATTTACTATGTTTGATTCATCCTACTATGGatctgtgttttcttcttcattctCTGTCTCAAATGTCAGAGACCAAAGAACTTTCCTCCAGGGCCTACTTCATTACTGTTATAGATACTGAGGAACCTGTTGAACCTCAGCCTGGACAACCCCATGAGGGACATTGAGAGGGTAAAAAAACACTGACGGGACTCGTAGCCTTTCATTGTTATGCTACTGACTGATCATCATCAGCCACACACATTCACGCCTAGAAGCTGTAACGTTACCTAGAAGCACAACAGAACTTACTCACACAGAGTGAGTATTCAGTGTGTGTAAGCAGCTCCATGGCAGAGTGGCTTCTAGCGTGTTGCCTTCCCTAATAAAACTGTGAAGGGTATGAATTGTGCATTGCCTTAACTGACACTCACTGACTATAAATGCTAGTTATGAATTCATCTAAGAATattagctgttttttttgttttgttgttattgtgtgtATAGAAGGTTAAGACAAAACATGTGTGAAGGCCACTATATGGCTACTAGCAAAgtttactataataataataataatgtaaattaCATTTGGCCATTTACTCTACAATATTGAAATAGGTTAGACATGTCAATATTCGTAGTAGCTGATTTTTAAAGGTTAGTCATCTTCATGGGTGTGAATTAAAAGCAGATCC
The genomic region above belongs to Perca flavescens isolate YP-PL-M2 chromosome 22, PFLA_1.0, whole genome shotgun sequence and contains:
- the gjd4 gene encoding LOW QUALITY PROTEIN: gap junction delta-4 protein (The sequence of the model RefSeq protein was modified relative to this genomic sequence to represent the inferred CDS: deleted 2 bases in 1 codon; substituted 1 base at 1 genomic stop codon), encoding MAGSLSASEVIFISVGHSITLMGKMWLILMIFLRVLILLFAGYPLYQDEQERFVCNTIQPGCANVCYDLFSPISLFRFWLVQLIILCLPYIIFIIYVVHKVSNDLTPRRCLRPTRSRSARHPXPRPLVTERGWVRCFTGAYILHLMFRTLLEAGFGAAHYYLFGFYIPRRFLCQQPPCTTQVDCYISRPTEKTVMLNFMLGVAALSLLLNVLDFICAIKRSVRQKSKKKVMLEKIYEEEQCFLSGRGASRRMDPNASMAQPDLEAEACHAGSFRKRQGSKGSGGGGVLALGQEPPCLERSSLPRSPGPPGCNTNGNNGYSFSQEEALERNGSEVALCPPEPVGTPRSIRVSKRSRLKPPPPPRRDLGSSPAEPAGPFGDVSTATTICTRKVGQYTLVELGSGAELQTSDDGQEKRSEWV